The following proteins come from a genomic window of Doryrhamphus excisus isolate RoL2022-K1 chromosome 12, RoL_Dexc_1.0, whole genome shotgun sequence:
- the rassf10b gene encoding ras association domain-containing protein 10, with the protein MDSEEGRISVWVCRQEKIILGLSKRTTCSDVVKVLLEDPSSRKHLQAASTHDCYCIVEKWRSFQRILPNKTRIWRLWVAWGEQRDQVKFVLMDSEVFVDKCAARSAEARVVVLSKPNPFVSKWNTTSPLVVDLPPDKQCRIVRKAFRKLEKMQQKKRRDFSSSSSTEKMQNLAHLVVSQDNTIRLQALRIQELDAEIENRETQVHVDRTRSHGINYVQDAYLLLEDDAGASSQQMCSLEVFFHLCEELMRLQEKLWEQEALADMLTMQMEEELNHHWMQRRLQEMHRSTREGQEDPVLFLEEERLRSQLDVSLYIGLRLRSDLEAIRGDLELSRQICSTREEEMRDLLEKMNSLGLEDGANTEGETDEDGGMRMRMMMSVLERKSEWVEQARGLSKCHRGNDDDSDTGLSSLHSQESDSLTVCESLV; encoded by the coding sequence ATGGATTCAGAGGAGGGGAGGATATCGGTGTGGGTGTGCAGACAGGAGAAGATCATCCTGGGTTTATCCAAACGCACAACCTGCTCCGACGTGGTCAAAGTTCTCCTGGAGGATCCAAGCAGTCGGAAGCATCTTCAAGCTGCCAGTACGCATGACTGCTACTGCATCGTGGAGAAATGGAGGAGCTTCCAGAGGATTCTCCCCAACAAAACCAGGATATGGCGCCTCTGGGTGGCGTGGGGGGAGCAGCGCGACCAGGTGAAGTTCGTGCTGATGGACAGCGAGGTGTTTGTGGACAAGTGCGCAGCCAGGAGCGCAGAAGCACGGGTGGTGGTGCTCAGCAAGCCGAACCCTTTTGTGTCCAAATGGAACACGACCTCTCCGCTGGTGGTGGATCTTCCCCCTGATAAACAGTGTCGCATCGTCAGGAAAGCTTTCAGGAAGTTGGAGAAGATGCAGCAGAAGAAACGCAGGGACttctcttcttcatcttctacGGAGAAGATGCAGAATTTGGCTCATCTTGTGGTCTCCCAGGATAACACCATCCGCCTGCAAGCTCTCAGGATTCAGGAACTGGATGCTGAGATTGAAAACCGTGAGACCCAAGTCCATGTGGACAGAACCAGAAGCCATGGCATCAATTATGTGCAGGACGCTTATTTATTACTGGAGGACGATGCAGGAGCTTCCAGCCAGCAGATGTGCTCTTTGGAGGTCTTCTTCCACTTGTGTGAGGAGCTCATGAGGCTCCAGGAGAAGCTGTGGGAGCAGGAGGCGCTTGCCGACATGCTGACCATGCAGATGGAGGAGGAGCTCAACCACCACTGGATGCAGAGGAGGCTCCAGGAGATGCACAGGAGCACACGTGAAGGCCAAGAGGATCCGGTGTTGTttttggaggaggagaggctgagAAGTCAGCTGGACGTGAGCTTGTACATCGGCCTGCGCCTCCGCTCGGATTTGGAGGCTATTAGGGGCGATTTGGAGCTCAGCCGGCAGATTTGCAGCACCCGGGAGGAGGAGATGAGGGATTTGTTGGAGAAAATGAACTCTTTGGGTCTCGAGGACGGGGCCAACACAGAGGGGGAGACAGATGAGGACGGcgggatgaggatgaggatgatgatgagcgTTCTGGAGAGGAAGAGTGAGTGGGTGGAGCAGGCCAGGGGTCTGTCCAAATGTCACAGGGGGAACGACGACGACTCAGACACTGGTTTAAGCTCCTTGCACAGCCAGGAGTCTGACAGCCTGACTGTGTGCGAGTCTTTGGTCTAG